A window from Podospora bellae-mahoneyi strain CBS 112042 chromosome 1 map unlocalized CBS112042p_1, whole genome shotgun sequence encodes these proteins:
- a CDS encoding uncharacterized protein (EggNog:ENOG503P6RV; COG:S) → MTMTIDTHNQHRFGSLNFDHMSSYSSHPHFTNPWVSTSAPAGPGPQGGSQSLYVSSQDGTSLPHLNLNGLSKHQHSNRPSGSTSMAPYAPLPVSASSAGDVYSRQHDMMPMSQDLLSINRLQHPTTSTAPYDTSAYTTSASPVTASYATSSTAYDQLGYAPAPIRGTYAALAPEDSSRRYSQQSVASSLMSLHSSGGPEGQYQHTSESDYEFRGLQPDDRRSFQDALEASHGMMSLSQDTPRNIYDVRARQRGSTESYGFPSTHSATSSVSSTGFSPYYGGSVDGSVSDYSTTGSDIESLSGRTLPRPQGLMSSQPPAPQSMMGSFSSKVSSSTQKKHKCKVCDKRFTRPSSLQTHMYSHTGEKPFQCEVEGCGRNFSVVSNLRRHRKVHKNQGEPQTPSETGSEDHQSDE, encoded by the exons atgaCTATGACCATAGACACACACAACCAACACCGCTTCGGATCCTTAAACTTCGACCACATGTCTTCCTACTCGAGCCACCCGCACTTCACCAACCCTTGGGTTTCGACGTCGGCCCCTGCTGGCCCCGGACCTCAGGGTGGGAGTCAGAGCCTCTACGTGAGCAGCCAGGACGGCACCAGCCTAcctcacctcaacctcaacggcctctcaaaacaccaacatTCCAACAGGCCCAGCGGCAGCACGTCGATGGCGCCATAtgccccccttcccgtctCAGCGTCATCAGCCGGAGATGTCTACAGCAGACAACATGATATGATGCCCATGTCCCAAGATctcctcagcatcaaccGGTTACAACACCCAACCACATCGACTGCCCCTTACGACACCTCGGCGTACACAACATCGGCGTCTCCTGTCACCGCATCCTAcgccacatcatcaacagcttATGATCAGCTTGGCTACGCGCCAGCGCCTATCAGGGGGACATATGCTGCGCTCGCGCCTGAAGACAGCTCCAGGAGGTACTCTCAGCAGTCAGTCGCTTCCAGCCTCATGAGCCTCCACTCGTCTGGCGGCCCAGAAGGCCAGTACCAGCATACTTCAGAATCTGACTATGAGTTCAGGGGACTTCAACCGGACGACCGGAGAAGCTTTCAAGATGCCCTCGAGGCAAGCCATGGCATGATGTCTCTCAGCCAGGACACACCCCGCAACATCTACGATGTTCGTGCTCGGCAACGAGGGTCGACCGAGTCTTATGGgttcccatccacccactCAGCAACCTCGAGCGTGTCCTCGACCGGCTTCAGCCCTTACTATGGTGGTTCTGTGGACGGGTCGGTAAGCGACTACTCGACGACTGGTTCCGACATCGAGTCGCTGTCCGGGCGCACGCTCCCAAGGCCCCAGGGTCTCATGTCGAGCCAGCCACCAGCGCCACAGTCGATGATGGGATCATTCAGCTCCAAGGTCTCCTCCAGCACACAAAAGAAGCACAAGTGCAAGGTCTGTGACAAGCGATTCACGAGACCAAGTTCGTTGCAAACGCACATGTACAGCCACACAGGAGAGAAGC CATTCCAATGTGAGGTTGAAGGATGCGGTCGCAACTTCTCCGTCGTCTCCAATCTTCGTCGGCATAGAAAGGTTCACAAGAACCAAGGAGAGCCCCAGACACCATCAGAAACTGGTTCCGAGGATCACCAATCAGACGAATAA